The proteins below come from a single Anaerolineales bacterium genomic window:
- a CDS encoding penicillin acylase family protein → MKVIFRLVIILIVILAILVGAVGGLALSLVRKPLPQTEGTIALAGLNGEVTIRRDSYGVAHIYAASLADLIFAQGFVHAQERWWQMEFQRHIGMGRIGELVGDVPRVRANDIFIRTVGWNRAAQADADAASPETRAFLESYSAGVNAYIAGKTGGELGVEYSLLGVTGVTIPIEPWQPVHTFAWAKVLAWQLSNGYDLERDMITLRKTFGADTDTYLNDLMPPYPGEVFPYTVEPSDFSGGILSAASLRPPTGIDYSHVATTMIGDMDALNTLLPHGASNSWVVAGSRTTTGKPLLANDPHLGQQSPALFYQIGLHCTPVTAACPLDVTGFSLPGAPFILIGRNARIAWGLTTPPVDNEDLYIITPDPADPTKYILDGESIPFTMITETIRFGDGTAPLDVPVKITRWGPLVTSDKDSEGNPQQPMALRWTGIEGTTDLIGSSYKLNIAANFDEFREALKTWNTPSQNFVYADVDGNIGYQLPGKVPIRGAGHSGLFPVDGSVTTYDWKGFLPYDLMPRLYNPERGYILTANQAITPPEYAAMLAGRLDGEYGEGATYLSNQDPAYGFRAGRIRDLILATEQHSVDTFKAMQADTFSYPASKLLLMGLGYDYGDTIPAAFLAWLRGWNYTLTAESGQAVFSETFWNLTVQKLWRDELGQGYGLGSRGVWATILQLGQPDSRWWDDVTTPAIKETRDDILKAAFLEAYQTVTKHKGVNYETWRWGDVHRVTFLANPLGVSGIAPIESLVNSGPIGVGGGSATINRQDYLYDAATFTFEVDHVSVLRLIVDFNDLEASWWSHAPGQSGHPASGNYRDQLEMWARVGYLPMVTIPEKMGEVKVLNLRPTVLSR, encoded by the coding sequence ATGAAGGTCATTTTTCGTTTGGTCATTATTCTGATCGTGATCCTTGCCATCCTCGTTGGGGCGGTGGGCGGGCTTGCCCTCTCCCTTGTGCGGAAACCACTTCCCCAAACAGAGGGGACAATTGCCCTCGCCGGACTCAACGGGGAGGTAACCATCCGCCGGGATTCCTACGGGGTTGCCCATATTTACGCGGCAAGCCTTGCTGATCTCATTTTTGCCCAGGGGTTTGTTCACGCCCAAGAACGCTGGTGGCAGATGGAATTCCAGCGCCATATTGGGATGGGGCGCATCGGTGAACTGGTGGGGGATGTGCCGCGTGTTCGCGCCAATGATATCTTCATCCGAACGGTGGGCTGGAATCGCGCTGCTCAGGCGGATGCTGATGCCGCTTCGCCAGAAACCCGCGCCTTCCTTGAATCCTACAGCGCTGGCGTAAATGCCTACATTGCGGGCAAGACGGGCGGCGAACTGGGCGTTGAATATTCGCTGCTTGGCGTGACGGGTGTAACGATCCCCATTGAGCCATGGCAGCCCGTCCATACCTTTGCCTGGGCAAAGGTGCTGGCGTGGCAGTTGAGCAATGGCTACGACCTTGAACGCGATATGATCACCCTTCGTAAGACCTTTGGCGCAGACACAGATACCTACCTGAACGACCTCATGCCCCCTTATCCGGGGGAGGTGTTCCCCTACACCGTAGAACCGAGCGATTTTTCTGGGGGCATCCTCTCCGCCGCATCCTTACGCCCGCCAACGGGGATTGACTATAGCCATGTTGCCACGACAATGATCGGGGATATGGACGCTCTGAATACCTTGCTCCCACATGGGGCAAGCAACAGTTGGGTGGTTGCCGGATCGCGCACCACGACGGGGAAACCTCTCTTGGCAAATGATCCCCACTTGGGGCAGCAATCGCCCGCCCTCTTTTACCAGATTGGCTTACACTGCACGCCTGTAACGGCGGCATGTCCTCTTGATGTGACGGGCTTTTCGCTCCCGGGTGCGCCTTTCATCCTCATTGGGCGGAATGCACGGATCGCCTGGGGGCTGACGACGCCCCCCGTCGATAACGAAGACCTCTACATCATCACCCCCGACCCCGCCGATCCAACGAAGTATATCCTCGATGGTGAATCCATCCCCTTCACCATGATCACCGAGACAATTCGCTTTGGTGATGGCACAGCCCCGCTCGATGTTCCAGTCAAGATCACCCGTTGGGGACCGCTTGTCACCAGCGATAAAGATAGTGAGGGCAATCCGCAGCAGCCAATGGCATTGCGCTGGACGGGCATTGAAGGGACAACCGACCTGATCGGCAGCAGCTATAAGCTGAACATTGCCGCGAACTTTGACGAATTCCGCGAGGCATTGAAAACGTGGAATACGCCCTCCCAAAACTTCGTCTATGCTGATGTCGATGGCAATATTGGCTATCAACTCCCCGGCAAGGTGCCGATTCGAGGGGCGGGACACAGTGGGCTGTTTCCTGTCGATGGCTCGGTGACGACCTATGATTGGAAGGGCTTCCTCCCCTACGACCTGATGCCCCGCCTCTACAACCCCGAACGCGGCTACATTCTGACGGCGAATCAAGCGATCACGCCGCCTGAATACGCGGCGATGCTGGCGGGGCGGCTGGATGGCGAATATGGGGAGGGGGCAACCTACCTCAGCAACCAAGACCCCGCCTATGGATTCCGCGCCGGGCGTATCCGCGATCTGATTCTGGCGACGGAACAGCATAGCGTCGATACGTTCAAGGCGATGCAGGCAGATACCTTTTCCTACCCCGCCTCAAAACTTCTTCTGATGGGGCTTGGCTATGATTATGGCGACACCATTCCGGCGGCGTTTTTGGCGTGGCTGCGAGGCTGGAATTACACCCTGACCGCCGAGAGCGGGCAAGCGGTCTTTTCTGAGACGTTTTGGAATCTCACCGTTCAGAAACTCTGGCGAGATGAATTAGGGCAGGGGTATGGTTTGGGATCGCGGGGGGTATGGGCAACGATCCTCCAACTTGGGCAACCTGACTCGCGCTGGTGGGACGATGTAACGACACCAGCGATAAAGGAAACCCGTGACGATATTCTAAAAGCGGCGTTCCTTGAGGCATACCAAACTGTCACAAAGCACAAGGGGGTGAACTATGAAACATGGCGGTGGGGCGATGTTCATCGGGTAACCTTCCTCGCCAACCCGCTTGGTGTCAGCGGGATCGCGCCTATTGAGTCGCTGGTGAACAGTGGCCCCATCGGCGTAGGAGGTGGGAGCGCCACCATCAACCGCCAAGATTACCTCTACGATGCGGCGACCTTCACCTTTGAGGTCGATCATGTCAGTGTTCTGCGGCTGATTGTCGATTTCAACGATCTAGAGGCGAGTTGGTGGAGTCACGCGCCGGGGCAGAGCGGACATCCCGCCAGCGGGAATTACCGCGATCAACTGGAGATGTGGGCGCGGGTTGGCTATCTGCCAATGGTGACCATCCCAGAGAAGATGGGCGAGGTGAAGGTGTTAAACCTGAGACCAACCGTTCTTTCGCGCTGA
- a CDS encoding VOC family protein, whose product MITRLAHINIVTADLAATERFYCDILGMTKAFDFVKNGVLCGFYLAVGETTFIEVFHDGGDLPNERPLLRHFCLEVADIDALIAAVRGKGWQISDKTFGADKAWQAWLNDPSGIAIEVMQYTPASNQFSGDPCVLD is encoded by the coding sequence ATGATCACCCGCCTTGCCCATATCAACATTGTCACGGCTGATCTCGCCGCGACAGAACGGTTTTACTGCGACATTCTCGGCATGACAAAAGCCTTTGATTTCGTGAAAAACGGTGTTCTCTGCGGGTTTTATCTGGCGGTGGGGGAGACTACGTTCATTGAGGTGTTCCATGATGGCGGCGATCTGCCCAACGAACGCCCCTTGCTGCGGCATTTTTGCCTAGAAGTGGCGGATATCGACGCGCTGATCGCCGCTGTGCGCGGGAAGGGCTGGCAAATTAGCGATAAGACCTTTGGCGCAGACAAGGCATGGCAAGCATGGCTGAACGACCCTTCGGGGATTGCTATCGAGGTGATGCAGTACACCCCTGCCAGCAATCAATTTAGCGGCGACCCCTGTGTGCTGGATTAA
- a CDS encoding ferredoxin family protein → MTHIITSLCLRDGACVEVCPVECIIPGLPENEWPWYFIDPATCIDCGACVPECPFEAIFPEDDVPQGYEMAADQERIPFGGERYKAAGGEVVDLTADIDPNYHFFDKARGGPGYDAGKS, encoded by the coding sequence ATGACTCATATTATCACCAGTTTGTGTCTGCGCGACGGCGCGTGTGTGGAAGTTTGCCCCGTTGAATGTATCATCCCCGGTCTGCCAGAAAACGAATGGCCCTGGTATTTCATTGATCCGGCAACGTGCATTGACTGCGGCGCGTGCGTCCCTGAATGCCCCTTCGAGGCGATCTTCCCCGAAGATGATGTGCCACAAGGCTACGAAATGGCAGCCGATCAGGAGCGTATTCCCTTTGGTGGGGAGCGCTACAAGGCAGCCGGCGGTGAGGTGGTTGATCTCACGGCGGATATTGACCCGAACTATCACTTCTTCGATAAAGCGCGTGGCGGTCCCGGCTACGACGCGGGCAAGAGCTAA